Proteins from one Microbacterium sp. Root553 genomic window:
- a CDS encoding LacI family DNA-binding transcriptional regulator gives MARESSRAGITDVARLAGVSLSTVSRAMNGNPTVDPALAERVQAAAAELGYTANPVARSLVLGRTQTVAVVIPDLENPTFQAILRGLSRAATADGYHVLVADSREDLDEEHALARTTRLRTDGVILCAPRMAEQDLARLLPSLSPAVVINRGPQETAPTVGADYGVGMRDIVDHLTSLGHRRLVYLAGATRSVTHRARQEAIAAAISRTAGLEVEEIAAGVDFDSGTAAADRVLASGATAVIAYNDLVAMGLLSALTVRRIDVPGALSITGFDDIPFAAYTSPPLTTAAVPAVEIGAAAWAAMHAQLTGGTPRSTHTMTPTLIARGSTAPPSAL, from the coding sequence ATGGCACGCGAATCGTCACGCGCCGGCATCACCGACGTCGCGAGACTCGCCGGGGTCTCGCTGTCGACCGTGTCGCGGGCGATGAACGGCAATCCGACCGTCGACCCCGCTCTCGCGGAGCGCGTCCAGGCCGCCGCCGCCGAACTCGGCTACACGGCCAATCCGGTGGCGCGCAGCCTGGTGCTCGGTCGCACCCAGACCGTCGCCGTCGTGATCCCCGACCTCGAGAACCCGACGTTCCAGGCGATCCTGCGCGGGCTCAGTCGCGCCGCGACGGCCGACGGGTACCACGTGCTCGTGGCCGACTCCCGCGAGGACCTCGACGAGGAGCACGCCCTCGCGCGGACCACGCGGCTGCGCACCGACGGCGTCATCCTCTGCGCCCCCCGCATGGCGGAACAGGACCTGGCACGACTGCTTCCCTCGCTCTCCCCCGCTGTCGTGATCAACCGCGGACCGCAGGAGACGGCCCCGACGGTCGGTGCGGACTACGGCGTGGGCATGCGCGACATCGTCGACCACCTGACCTCGCTCGGTCACCGTCGCCTCGTGTACCTCGCCGGCGCCACCCGCAGCGTGACCCATCGCGCTCGACAGGAGGCGATCGCCGCAGCGATCTCGAGAACGGCGGGCCTGGAGGTCGAGGAGATCGCCGCCGGTGTCGACTTCGACAGCGGCACCGCGGCCGCCGATCGGGTTCTCGCGAGCGGGGCGACGGCCGTGATCGCCTACAACGACCTCGTCGCGATGGGCCTGCTCTCGGCGTTGACCGTGCGACGGATCGACGTGCCCGGCGCGCTGTCGATCACCGGGTTCGATGACATCCCGTTCGCCGCCTACACGTCACCGCCCCTCACGACCGCCGCGGTTCCCGCCGTGGAGATCGGCGCGGCCGCGTGGGCCGCGATGCACGCGCAGCTCACCGGGGGCACGCCGAGGTCGACGCACACGATGACTCCGACGCTCATCGCGCGCGGCAGCACGGCCCCGCCGTCGGCTCTCTGA
- a CDS encoding TetR/AcrR family transcriptional regulator, translated as MARRGSYAKGVARREEILESALDVIGRRGYQNASLKQIAEVVGVTPAALLHYFGSKEELFTAVLRTRDEHDGMDPGSLPPDQAKSAFIDVIRRNTEVPGVVELFSRLAVDAADPEHPAHRYFLERSAKIRESIAGAFEEDPERHRTLDPESMARVIQAVADGLQLQWMIDPDVDMPGIIEGLMDVLYPPRSDA; from the coding sequence ATGGCACGACGAGGTTCATACGCGAAGGGCGTCGCCAGACGCGAGGAGATCCTCGAGAGCGCTCTCGACGTCATCGGACGCCGCGGGTATCAGAACGCCTCTCTCAAGCAGATCGCCGAGGTCGTCGGCGTCACCCCCGCCGCTCTCCTGCACTACTTCGGCAGCAAGGAGGAGCTCTTCACCGCCGTGCTCCGCACACGCGACGAGCACGACGGGATGGATCCGGGATCCCTTCCCCCCGATCAGGCGAAGTCCGCGTTCATCGACGTCATCCGCCGCAACACCGAGGTCCCCGGGGTGGTCGAGCTCTTCTCCCGACTGGCCGTCGACGCCGCCGACCCCGAGCATCCCGCGCATCGATACTTCCTGGAGCGCAGCGCGAAGATCCGCGAGAGCATCGCCGGCGCCTTCGAGGAGGACCCCGAGCGTCACCGGACGCTCGATCCGGAGTCGATGGCGCGAGTGATCCAGGCGGTCGCCGACGGACTTCAGCTGCAGTGGATGATCGACCCCGACGTCGACATGCCCGGGATCATCGAGGGCCTGATGGACGTCCTCTACCCACCCAGGTCCGACGCCTGA
- a CDS encoding glycoside hydrolase family 3 C-terminal domain-containing protein, with amino-acid sequence MTEPSASDLTLDEKASLTSGADFWTTKAIDRIGLPSIMMTDGPHGLRKQAGGTDHLGLSSSVPATCFPPAVGIGSTFDPQIIERVGAAIGIEAAIEDVAVVLGPGINIKRSPLCGRNFEYFSEDPLVSGILGAASVRGVQSQGVGTSLKHFAANNQEFDRMRASSDIDPRPLHEIYLRGFERVVTEAQPWTVMCSYNRINGVYASEDPWLLTRVLRDDWGFDGLVVSDWGAVNDRVAGVAAGLDLEMPSSGGRTDAQLVAAVRAGELSESVLDTAADRAIDLVRKAAQRPSVSGPLDVEAHHELAREAAGRSIVLLKNDDDLLPLDPSTRIAVIGAFATEPRFQGAGSSLINPTRVDRALDELRAVAGDTVSYAAGFGVEGGAIAASGRTAEDLRDEAVAAASAADVAVVFLGLPAAQESEGFDREHIDLPAAQLAVLDAVIEANPATVVVLSNGGVVALPFADRVPAILETWLLGQAGGGAVADVLFGTVNPSGKLTETVPVRLEDNPSFGNFPGEFGHVRYGEGVLVGYRWYDAKGLDVTFPFGHGLSYTTFSYGDAEVSTTSDGDLVVTVDVTNTGSRDGREIVQVYAAPVASAVQRAPRELKAFSSVAIAAGQTAAVELVVTRADLAYWDVRVDRWIVEPGTYRIEVAASSRDIRSSATVEVEGDVVVLPLTMASSIGDVVAHPVAGPIVMEALGGLMGGLSGADSSAASMMPNDEAMEKMMASFPIGRLIGFPGVDVTYEQIEQLLDGANAQVASQT; translated from the coding sequence ATGACCGAGCCCTCGGCCTCCGACCTCACGCTCGACGAGAAGGCCTCGCTCACCAGCGGCGCCGACTTCTGGACCACGAAGGCGATAGATCGGATCGGGCTCCCGTCGATCATGATGACCGACGGCCCCCACGGGCTGCGCAAGCAGGCGGGCGGCACCGATCACCTCGGCCTCTCCAGCAGCGTGCCGGCGACCTGCTTCCCTCCCGCCGTGGGGATCGGGTCGACCTTCGATCCGCAGATCATCGAGCGGGTCGGCGCGGCCATCGGCATCGAGGCGGCGATCGAGGACGTGGCGGTCGTGCTCGGCCCCGGCATCAACATCAAGCGCTCACCGCTGTGCGGTCGCAACTTCGAGTACTTCTCCGAGGACCCCCTCGTCTCCGGCATCCTCGGGGCCGCCTCGGTGCGCGGCGTGCAGTCGCAGGGCGTCGGCACCTCGCTCAAGCACTTCGCCGCCAACAACCAGGAGTTCGATCGCATGCGCGCGAGCTCCGACATCGATCCGCGTCCGCTGCACGAGATCTACCTGCGCGGTTTCGAGCGGGTCGTCACGGAGGCGCAGCCGTGGACGGTCATGTGCTCCTATAACCGGATCAACGGTGTGTACGCCTCGGAGGACCCGTGGCTGCTCACCCGCGTCCTGCGCGATGACTGGGGCTTCGACGGTCTCGTCGTCTCCGACTGGGGCGCGGTCAACGATCGCGTCGCGGGCGTCGCCGCAGGGCTCGATCTCGAGATGCCGTCCTCCGGAGGTCGCACCGACGCGCAGCTCGTCGCGGCCGTCCGCGCAGGGGAGCTGTCGGAGAGCGTGCTCGACACCGCGGCGGATCGCGCGATCGACCTGGTGCGCAAGGCCGCGCAGCGACCCTCGGTCTCGGGACCGCTCGACGTCGAGGCACACCACGAGCTCGCGCGAGAGGCCGCCGGGCGGTCGATCGTGCTGTTGAAGAACGACGACGACCTGCTGCCGCTCGACCCGAGCACGCGCATCGCCGTGATCGGCGCCTTCGCCACGGAGCCGCGGTTCCAGGGCGCAGGGTCGTCGCTGATCAACCCGACCAGGGTCGACAGGGCGCTCGACGAGCTGCGTGCCGTCGCGGGTGACACCGTGTCGTATGCGGCGGGCTTCGGCGTCGAGGGCGGGGCGATCGCGGCATCCGGTCGCACCGCCGAGGACCTGCGCGACGAGGCGGTGGCCGCCGCCTCGGCCGCCGACGTCGCCGTCGTCTTCCTCGGGCTCCCGGCCGCCCAGGAGTCCGAGGGCTTCGACCGCGAGCACATCGACCTTCCGGCCGCGCAGCTCGCGGTGCTGGATGCCGTGATCGAGGCGAACCCGGCGACCGTCGTCGTCCTCTCCAACGGCGGTGTGGTCGCGCTGCCGTTCGCCGACCGCGTTCCGGCGATCCTCGAGACCTGGCTGCTGGGACAGGCCGGTGGCGGCGCGGTCGCCGACGTGCTGTTCGGCACGGTGAACCCGTCGGGCAAGCTCACCGAGACGGTGCCGGTGCGGCTCGAGGACAACCCGTCGTTCGGCAACTTCCCCGGCGAGTTCGGCCATGTCCGCTACGGCGAGGGCGTGCTCGTCGGCTACCGCTGGTACGACGCGAAGGGGCTCGACGTCACCTTCCCGTTCGGCCACGGGCTCTCGTACACGACGTTCTCGTACGGCGACGCAGAGGTCTCGACGACGTCCGACGGCGACCTCGTGGTCACGGTCGACGTCACGAACACCGGATCCCGCGACGGGCGCGAGATCGTCCAGGTCTACGCCGCTCCCGTGGCGTCCGCCGTGCAGCGGGCTCCTCGCGAGCTCAAGGCGTTCTCATCCGTCGCGATCGCGGCAGGGCAGACCGCGGCCGTCGAGCTCGTCGTCACTCGTGCGGACCTGGCGTACTGGGACGTCCGCGTCGACCGCTGGATCGTGGAGCCCGGCACGTATCGCATCGAGGTCGCCGCATCGAGCCGTGACATCCGTTCGTCCGCGACCGTCGAGGTCGAGGGCGACGTCGTCGTGCTGCCGCTGACGATGGCCTCGTCGATCGGAGACGTCGTCGCGCACCCGGTGGCCGGGCCCATCGTGATGGAGGCGCTCGGAGGCCTGATGGGCGGGTTGAGCGGCGCGGACTCCTCGGCGGCATCGATGATGCCGAACGACGAGGCGATGGAGAAGATGATGGCGTCGTTCCCGATCGGACGCCTGATCGGGTTCCCCGGGGTCGACGTCACCTACGAGCAGATCGAGCAGCTGCTGGACGGGGCGAACGCGCAGGTCGCCTCGCAGACCTGA
- a CDS encoding HAD family hydrolase, whose amino-acid sequence MTAPWLVGLDVDGTILLQDESMSPGVPEAVARLRDAGHEVTIATGRSWMATRRWVEQLGLTPEFVVCSNGAVTMRRVGDDWERWHIETFDPSPVLALLRDRLPEARYMVELGSGLRLYTAQLDDWTLDGGRQVGFEELAAEPVSRVVVVSPGHDEEDFHRLVSDAGLNEVSYAIGWTAWLDIAPQGVDKGTALERVRIELGMDRERVLVAGDGRNDIGMFGWARGIGGRAVAMGQAPDEVKDAAGEVTDDVEDGGLATALDTLPATAQVSAGE is encoded by the coding sequence GTGACCGCCCCCTGGCTGGTCGGGCTCGACGTCGACGGCACCATCCTGCTGCAGGACGAGTCGATGAGCCCCGGCGTGCCCGAGGCCGTCGCCCGCCTGCGCGACGCCGGTCACGAGGTGACCATCGCGACCGGGCGCAGCTGGATGGCGACACGGAGGTGGGTCGAGCAGCTCGGCCTCACCCCGGAGTTCGTCGTCTGCTCCAACGGAGCGGTCACCATGCGTCGGGTCGGCGACGACTGGGAACGCTGGCACATCGAGACCTTCGATCCGTCGCCCGTGCTCGCGCTGCTGCGGGACCGCCTGCCCGAAGCCCGGTACATGGTCGAGCTGGGTTCGGGGCTGCGCCTGTACACCGCCCAGCTCGACGACTGGACGCTCGACGGCGGACGCCAGGTCGGCTTCGAGGAGCTCGCCGCCGAGCCCGTCTCGCGCGTCGTCGTGGTGTCTCCCGGGCATGACGAGGAGGACTTCCACCGCCTCGTCTCCGACGCCGGTCTGAACGAGGTCTCGTACGCGATCGGCTGGACGGCGTGGCTCGACATCGCACCCCAGGGGGTCGACAAGGGCACCGCGCTCGAGCGGGTTCGCATCGAACTCGGCATGGACCGCGAACGGGTGCTCGTCGCCGGAGACGGCCGCAACGACATCGGGATGTTCGGCTGGGCGCGAGGGATCGGCGGACGGGCGGTGGCCATGGGGCAGGCCCCAGACGAGGTCAAGGACGCCGCGGGGGAGGTCACCGACGATGTCGAGGACGGCGGGCTGGCGACCGCACTCGACACGCTTCCAGCGACCGCCCAGGTCAGCGCGGGAGAATAG
- a CDS encoding LCP family protein, which yields MSPTARRRRTIARHGQLHTPGPLNQLLKFIAIGLAVVLVSGFGVAGYVVYDLSSTVTANAVELDTKNEVPPDIGEYKEGFNLLLTGVDTCEEAYAAYFGDRCSGKDSGGTLNDVNLLVHVSQEPRRVTVVSFPRDLMLAIPECEDVEGNVHSAMSKQPLNVAYTDGGLNCVAQTITKLTGQEIQFAASVTFGGVIEITNAIGGVDVCLANPIKDRHTGLDLPAGTRTIQGLEALQFLRTRHGVGDGSDLGRIGNQQQYMSSLARKLISSETLGNVPTMLRLANTGIRNLTTSTSLADPVKIVQIALAVKSVPFEDIVFLQYPTNTDSENPNKVVANQSAAAEMWDAINANAQLQVTHQNTENDGVILTDPETGTPIEGGTETPDPSATSENVVALPDSIKGNSAAQQTCSNGNVR from the coding sequence GTGAGTCCTACCGCCCGACGCCGTCGCACGATCGCGCGCCACGGTCAGCTGCACACGCCAGGACCGCTCAACCAGCTCCTCAAGTTCATCGCGATCGGCCTCGCCGTGGTCCTGGTCAGCGGCTTCGGCGTCGCGGGCTACGTGGTCTACGACCTCTCCAGCACGGTCACGGCCAACGCGGTCGAGCTCGACACGAAGAACGAGGTGCCGCCGGACATCGGTGAGTACAAGGAGGGCTTCAACCTCCTCCTGACCGGTGTCGACACCTGCGAGGAGGCGTACGCGGCCTACTTCGGCGATCGGTGCAGCGGGAAGGACTCCGGGGGCACCCTCAACGACGTGAACCTGCTCGTCCATGTCTCGCAGGAGCCCCGCCGCGTCACCGTCGTCAGCTTCCCGCGCGACCTGATGCTCGCGATCCCCGAGTGCGAGGATGTCGAGGGCAACGTCCACTCCGCGATGAGCAAGCAGCCGTTGAACGTGGCCTACACCGACGGCGGACTCAACTGCGTCGCGCAGACGATCACCAAGCTCACCGGCCAGGAGATCCAGTTCGCGGCCTCGGTGACCTTCGGCGGCGTGATCGAGATCACCAACGCGATCGGCGGCGTCGACGTGTGCCTCGCCAACCCGATCAAGGACCGCCACACGGGCCTCGACCTCCCGGCCGGCACGCGGACCATCCAGGGTCTCGAGGCGCTGCAGTTCCTGCGCACGCGACACGGCGTCGGCGACGGCAGCGACCTGGGCCGGATCGGCAATCAGCAGCAGTACATGTCGAGCCTCGCGCGCAAGCTGATCAGCAGCGAGACGCTGGGCAACGTCCCGACGATGCTCAGGCTCGCCAACACGGGAATCCGCAACCTCACGACGAGCACGTCGCTCGCCGACCCGGTGAAGATCGTGCAGATCGCTCTCGCGGTGAAGTCGGTGCCGTTCGAGGACATCGTGTTCCTGCAGTACCCGACCAACACCGACTCGGAGAACCCGAACAAGGTCGTGGCGAACCAGTCCGCGGCGGCCGAGATGTGGGACGCGATCAACGCGAACGCCCAGCTGCAGGTGACGCACCAGAACACCGAGAACGACGGCGTCATCCTCACCGACCCCGAGACGGGGACGCCGATCGAGGGCGGCACCGAGACGCCCGATCCCTCGGCCACCTCCGAGAACGTCGTGGCGCTGCCGGATTCGATCAAGGGCAACTCGGCCGCTCAGCAGACCTGCTCGAACGGCAACGTGCGCTGA
- a CDS encoding Gfo/Idh/MocA family protein has protein sequence MTKTRYALAGAGVRAQMYVGAILGAHSERAELVAIVEPNPVRAAYHAAWINDEGAPAPRLAAPEELESVIRDEHVDRVIICARDDLHAELIVRSLEAGADVVVEKPLTIDAASAARIEDAVARTGRQVVLTFNYRYSPRNSALRQVIQDGTIGEVTSIDFSWMLDTNHGADYFRRWHREKKNSGGLLVHKSSHHFDLVNWWIRSQPTRVFASGGLRFYGADNATARGLGARPARGTHDDGDLFELDLRTDETLTALYLDAEEHDGYRRDLDVFSEGITIEDNLALVVDYASGATMSYSLNAHSPWEGYRVAVNGTLGRAELEVIERGAVLAGEGLHPHIDPSLAGADGTTAVRPEGERLLVQRHWEEAYEVPIHGSDGGHGGGDELLLSDVFEGPGDDPLARPADWSDGIRSIAVGIAGNRSLETGLPVKVDELGIALLARR, from the coding sequence ATGACGAAGACCCGCTACGCACTCGCCGGCGCCGGAGTCCGCGCACAGATGTACGTCGGAGCGATCCTCGGTGCGCACAGCGAGCGCGCCGAGCTCGTCGCGATCGTCGAGCCGAATCCGGTCCGCGCCGCCTACCACGCCGCGTGGATCAACGACGAGGGCGCACCCGCCCCTCGTCTCGCCGCTCCGGAGGAGCTCGAGAGTGTGATCCGCGACGAGCACGTCGACCGGGTGATCATCTGCGCGCGCGACGATCTGCACGCCGAGCTGATCGTCCGGTCGCTCGAGGCCGGCGCCGACGTCGTCGTCGAGAAGCCGCTCACGATCGACGCGGCGAGCGCGGCCCGCATCGAGGACGCGGTCGCACGCACGGGTCGCCAGGTCGTGCTCACGTTCAACTACCGGTACTCGCCGCGCAACAGCGCGCTGCGCCAGGTGATCCAGGACGGCACGATCGGGGAGGTCACGTCGATCGACTTCTCGTGGATGCTCGACACCAATCACGGCGCGGACTACTTCCGCCGCTGGCATCGCGAGAAGAAGAACTCCGGCGGGCTGCTCGTGCACAAGTCGAGTCACCACTTCGACCTCGTCAACTGGTGGATCCGCTCGCAGCCCACCCGCGTCTTCGCATCGGGCGGGCTGCGCTTCTACGGCGCCGACAATGCGACGGCACGGGGGCTCGGCGCGCGTCCGGCCCGCGGCACCCACGACGACGGGGACCTCTTCGAGCTCGACCTGCGCACCGATGAGACGCTGACCGCCCTGTACCTCGACGCGGAGGAGCACGACGGGTATCGGCGCGATCTCGACGTCTTCAGCGAGGGGATCACGATCGAGGACAATCTCGCCCTCGTGGTGGACTACGCGTCGGGCGCGACGATGTCGTACTCGCTCAATGCCCACTCCCCCTGGGAGGGGTACCGCGTCGCCGTCAACGGCACGCTCGGGCGCGCCGAGCTCGAGGTGATCGAGCGCGGCGCCGTGCTCGCCGGCGAAGGGCTGCACCCGCACATCGACCCGAGTCTCGCCGGCGCCGACGGCACGACCGCGGTGCGACCCGAGGGCGAACGGCTGCTCGTCCAGCGACACTGGGAAGAGGCCTACGAGGTGCCGATCCACGGCAGCGACGGCGGACACGGCGGCGGCGACGAGCTGCTGCTGTCGGACGTCTTCGAGGGGCCGGGCGACGACCCGCTCGCGCGTCCGGCCGACTGGTCGGACGGCATCCGCTCGATCGCCGTCGGCATCGCCGGCAACCGCTCACTCGAGACGGGGCTGCCGGTGAAGGTCGACGAGCTGGGGATCGCCCTGCTGGCACGTCGATGA
- a CDS encoding 5-dehydro-4-deoxyglucarate dehydratase, translating into MDFDGILFFPVTPFTADGTIDRELLAAHVATGVEAGAGGVFPACGTGEFHALSASEAAAVTRTAVIAVAGRVPVIAGAGGPVGHAIEVAKAAADAGADGLLVLPPYLVGGTQAGLTAYVEQIVEAASLPVIIYHRGSAQYSVETVRRLVANPRVVGFKDGTGDIGTMQLIVRAVAEEGRSDFAFFNGLLTAELTQGAYRGIGVPLYSSAAFAMAPDIANAYYRAYAEGDEARRLALLDGFYRPLVELRDETPGFGVSLIKAGLRLSGLAVGSVRAPLVDPTPAQEARLAEILAAGRALL; encoded by the coding sequence ATGGACTTCGATGGAATCCTCTTCTTCCCGGTGACCCCGTTCACCGCTGACGGCACGATCGACCGCGAGCTGCTCGCCGCCCACGTCGCGACCGGCGTCGAGGCCGGAGCCGGCGGGGTGTTCCCCGCGTGCGGCACCGGCGAGTTCCACGCCCTGTCGGCGAGCGAGGCGGCCGCGGTCACGCGCACGGCGGTCATCGCTGTGGCCGGACGTGTGCCGGTGATCGCCGGTGCCGGTGGCCCGGTCGGCCACGCGATCGAGGTGGCGAAGGCGGCAGCGGATGCCGGCGCCGACGGACTCCTCGTGCTGCCGCCCTATCTCGTCGGCGGCACCCAGGCGGGACTCACCGCCTACGTCGAGCAGATCGTCGAGGCAGCGAGCCTGCCCGTGATCATCTACCACCGCGGGAGCGCGCAGTACTCGGTCGAGACAGTGCGCCGACTCGTCGCGAACCCGAGGGTTGTGGGGTTCAAGGACGGCACCGGCGACATCGGCACGATGCAGCTGATCGTCCGCGCCGTCGCCGAGGAGGGCCGGTCGGACTTCGCCTTCTTCAACGGGCTGCTCACGGCCGAGCTCACGCAGGGCGCGTATCGCGGTATCGGCGTTCCCCTCTATTCGTCAGCCGCCTTCGCCATGGCGCCCGACATAGCGAACGCCTACTACCGCGCGTACGCCGAGGGAGACGAGGCACGGCGCCTGGCCCTGCTCGACGGCTTCTACCGTCCGCTCGTCGAACTCCGCGACGAGACACCCGGCTTCGGGGTCTCCCTGATCAAGGCCGGGCTGCGACTCTCCGGCCTCGCGGTCGGGTCGGTGCGCGCACCGCTCGTCGACCCGACGCCTGCCCAGGAGGCGCGCCTCGCCGAGATCCTCGCGGCAGGACGCGCGCTGCTGTGA
- a CDS encoding mandelate racemase/muconate lactonizing enzyme family protein — translation MTTIRSLTTRLQRVPLTRPWGAEVTSVGIVATHVVRSDGAQGWGFAWTPQIGASAVQALLERDIAPAAVGRSAAPGEVWQDLWEHLHEAGGGGVTTIALAGLDLALWDAEARSAGTTVSGLIGRRRERVRAYGSGVNLHYPLDELLAQVQRWVDAGFDAVKIKVGRPDLAEDLERVAAVREVLGPDRALMIDANQRWDLTAATTAIEALSRHDLTWVEEPLRADDLAGHTELARRIDVPLAVGENLHTVHRVDDFLRAGAAQIVQPNIVRVGGITPFLRIAELAASHGATLHPHLLPELSGQLALTLPDTGAELWVEDVEDAGFAALGALVDPSPVRIADGYLTENAHPGLGLRFAPLLGADPSEPSLPTAPTA, via the coding sequence GTGACCACGATCCGGAGTCTGACGACGCGTCTGCAGCGAGTGCCGCTGACGCGCCCGTGGGGCGCGGAGGTCACCTCCGTCGGCATCGTCGCCACCCATGTCGTCCGCTCGGACGGCGCGCAGGGGTGGGGGTTCGCGTGGACTCCCCAGATCGGGGCGTCCGCCGTGCAGGCGCTGCTCGAACGCGACATCGCTCCCGCGGCCGTCGGTCGATCGGCGGCTCCGGGCGAGGTCTGGCAGGACCTGTGGGAGCACCTGCACGAAGCCGGAGGCGGAGGCGTCACGACGATCGCGCTGGCAGGGCTCGATCTCGCGCTGTGGGATGCCGAGGCGCGGTCGGCGGGCACCACGGTGTCCGGACTGATCGGCCGACGCCGCGAACGCGTGCGCGCCTACGGCTCCGGGGTGAACCTGCACTATCCGCTCGACGAACTGCTCGCCCAGGTGCAGCGGTGGGTCGATGCCGGCTTCGATGCCGTCAAGATCAAGGTCGGCAGACCGGACCTCGCCGAGGACCTCGAGCGCGTCGCCGCCGTGCGCGAGGTGCTCGGTCCTGACCGTGCGCTGATGATCGATGCGAACCAGCGATGGGATCTGACCGCAGCGACGACCGCCATCGAGGCGCTGTCGCGCCACGACCTCACCTGGGTCGAAGAACCGCTGCGCGCCGACGACCTCGCCGGTCACACCGAGCTCGCACGGCGCATCGACGTGCCGCTCGCCGTCGGCGAGAACCTGCACACCGTGCACCGCGTCGATGACTTCCTCCGTGCCGGCGCCGCGCAGATCGTGCAGCCCAACATCGTGCGCGTCGGCGGCATCACCCCGTTCCTGCGCATCGCCGAGCTGGCGGCGTCGCACGGGGCGACCCTGCATCCGCATCTGCTGCCCGAGCTCTCCGGACAACTCGCCCTGACCCTGCCCGACACGGGAGCCGAGCTGTGGGTCGAAGATGTCGAGGATGCCGGATTCGCCGCCCTCGGCGCCCTCGTCGACCCCTCGCCGGTGCGCATCGCCGACGGATATCTCACCGAGAACGCACACCCGGGCCTGGGGCTCCGCTTCGCGCCGCTGCTCGGCGCCGACCCGTCCGAGCCGTCCCTGCCGACTGCGCCGACCGCGTGA
- a CDS encoding NAD-dependent epimerase/dehydratase family protein gives MRIVVTGGSGRLGRTLVTGLADAGHEIVSIDRQPTDGLDRPGITQFSLDLTDAAATASALAVTKADALIHLAAIAVPFSAPEDVILRTNGALAQSVLGGAVRAGIPRVVAASSPTVIGYGAPRGWTPERLPLDEASPAEPWNAYALSKLLIEQTVDMLRRQTGDDVRFASFRPCYVIAPEEWAGAPTQQGHTVLDRLNDPALSAPALFNYVDARDVAGFAHTLLAALDDIPNGEVFFVGADDALARRPLSELLPRFHPGTAHAASALTGSAPAFSSAKAARLLGWHPTRSWRTELASSTASATASVS, from the coding sequence ATGAGGATCGTCGTCACCGGCGGATCCGGCCGACTCGGGCGCACGCTCGTGACGGGCCTCGCCGATGCCGGGCACGAGATCGTCTCGATCGACCGCCAGCCGACGGACGGCCTCGATCGCCCCGGGATCACCCAGTTCTCGCTCGATCTCACGGATGCCGCTGCCACGGCATCGGCACTCGCCGTGACGAAGGCCGACGCTCTCATCCACCTGGCAGCGATCGCGGTGCCGTTCAGCGCCCCGGAAGACGTCATTCTGCGCACCAACGGTGCCCTCGCGCAGTCGGTGCTCGGCGGAGCGGTGCGCGCCGGCATCCCCCGGGTGGTCGCGGCGTCCAGCCCGACCGTGATCGGCTACGGCGCCCCACGCGGATGGACGCCAGAGCGACTTCCTCTCGATGAGGCTTCGCCCGCGGAGCCCTGGAACGCCTACGCCCTGTCGAAGCTGCTGATCGAACAGACCGTCGACATGCTGCGGCGTCAGACCGGCGATGACGTGCGCTTCGCCTCGTTCCGCCCCTGCTACGTGATCGCCCCGGAAGAGTGGGCCGGCGCTCCGACGCAGCAGGGCCACACCGTGCTCGATCGACTGAACGACCCGGCGCTGTCGGCTCCCGCCCTGTTCAACTACGTCGACGCCCGAGACGTGGCAGGCTTCGCCCACACGCTGCTCGCCGCCCTCGACGACATCCCGAACGGCGAGGTCTTCTTCGTCGGCGCCGACGACGCGCTCGCCCGCCGCCCCCTGAGCGAACTTCTGCCCCGGTTCCACCCCGGCACCGCGCACGCGGCCTCGGCCCTGACCGGCAGCGCCCCCGCCTTCTCGTCCGCCAAGGCCGCTCGCCTGCTCGGCTGGCACCCGACCCGCAGCTGGCGCACCGAGCTCGCCTCCTCGACCGCATCCGCCACCGCATCCGTCTCCTGA